AAACCTGTATCTCTTACTGGCTATGTCATTGAAAGAGATGGAAAATACTTTCTTACCCGGATTGAAGGATTTCCCGTTTATTCTCCTTCGGTTCTCTTGCGAGGGAAAGGATTTACGCACCTCGGTTATTCCCGGGGGGTTTTTAGTGGGGTTTTCCGGAAATTTGTTTCCTGTGTCAATCCCGGTGGAGTAGATCAGCGCTTACAGTGGTGGAAAAAGAGGGTGGTTGGATACTTAGAGGTGAAAGACTTTCGGGCTGTTTCTGGGCATTCCTTGTGGTTTACCCTCTTACATTGGGTCGAAGAGAGAAAACAGAGACTTCTTTCTCTTTGGCAGGAACAAATCGGGAACGAAGCATCGCTTTTCGCGGCACTCTTTTTGGGGGAAAAGGACACGCAATTTTTTCACCAAAAGGACTCTTTCGAACATATGGGAGTATATCACCTTTTTTGTGTTTCGGGATTCCATCTGACGCTTTTGGGTGGGATGACGCTCTTAGTCCTTAAGCAATTTTTGATTTTAAGACCATTTTCTGCCTTCCTTTTAATTGTTTTTTCCTTTCTCTATCTTCTTTTCTGTAGCCTGGTTCCTTCGGCGTTTCGGTCCTTTCTTATGCTCAGTTTCTATCTTCTGGGCAAATGGTTTGGCAGGAAGGTGCCATCCGGGGGGATTTTCTGGGCGGCCTTTCTTTCCATGATGGTGATCCAGCCGGAGATGCTGCTTAACGGAGGAGCGCAGCTTTCTTTTGCTTCAACCTGGGGGTTGGTGGTGGTATTGCGTCTTCTGGAAGGAGAGGGGCAAAGACACGGTTTTATTCAAACCATAATCAGGGAAAATTTGCTGCTGGGGCTCGCAGTATATTCCACTTCGCTTCCGTTCCTCATGATACATCGTTTTTCTTTTTCTTCCCTTTTTTTACTGGGAAACATCATTCTTCTTCCTCTTACCGAAGGGGTTCTTTTTCTTGCCTTCTGGGGAACTCCTTTCATCTGGTTTTTCCCGATCCGTCGTGGAGTGGCAATAGTATTGCGATTCCTTTTGCGGAACATTCTTTTCTTGACGCAGTTTTTTACTACTCGTTTACCTCATTTTTTTCTCGATTTTTCTCGCTCTGGGGATCTTGTTTGGGGTGTGTGGGTTTTTACGGGGGTTCTGGTGGTGACTCTGGGATCCATTTTGAAAGCAAAGAGGACGAAAGCCCTATGTTTTTTGCTCCTTTTCCCCATTTCAGTAACGCCTTTTCTTCTCTTGCCCGCCCGAGAATTCTGGGTTTTCGATGTGGGACAGGGTCTGGCCTGTGGCATTGTGGAAAAGCAAACGATTTCCTTTATTGACCTGGGAGGTGTGATCCGGGGATATAATCTGGTAGGAGAGACGATTCTAAAGCGATTTTTGTGGTATAGGGATATTCGAGAGATCCGGAATATTTTTCTCACCCACTGGCATAAAGACCATGTAGCGGGGTTGGATGTTTTTACTTCTTCTTCCCGATTATCTCTTTTTGCGCCGGAAAACTTGGAGAAAGGAGGTATTCCTTTTGTGCCGATCAAATGGCCGACTCGCTTTCAATTGACTGACCAAGTAACAGTCCAAGTGTTCCCAATAAGAGGTGAAACGGAGAACGACCAGGCTCTCGTGTATCTTGTTGTTTTTCCTGATATGAGGATTTTAGTGACTGGAGATATCGAAGAGAGGGGAATCGATGAGCTTTTACGTTGCGGGAAAAGCATTACGGCAGAAGTGGTGATTCTTCCTCATCATGGGAAGTATTATCCCAACCTTGCTGAACTTCTTTCCCGCACTGGGTGTCATACGGTTATAATCTCCTGTGGAGAGAATGAGTACGGTCATCCGGATAGAAGAACTCTGGAAATGGTGCAAAAAGCCGGATGGCGTTCCTTGATTACGCAACAAGACGGAGCCATACGAATCTATCCCTTTTTGGGCAAATGGAGGGTACGAGGAATTGGGAAAAGAAACCTTTAAAAAGTGGTACGAGCACGATCTTTCTTCCCGGTTTTTTCTTTTTGAGCTTCGCATAGGCAGAAAACTTTTTGAAGACTGGTATCTTCCTTTTATCGTCAGGAAACTCAAGGTACAGCGTGTGGTGGAAGTGGAAAACGAGGAAGAGTGGAAGTATGTGGTAGAGTCATTTCTGGTTCCCTCTCTTTTTCCAGAGGCGATCCTGTTTGTACTCTGGGGGATTCCAGAAAGAGCCATTCTAAAAATGAAAGATACCTTAGCGTCAACGCCCTTTTTCTTTCTTTTTATCCCTCGAAAGATGGAAGAACAGAAGTGGAACGATGTATCCTGTGTTGTGGTAAAGCCTGATGAAATGATCCTCAAGAAATTTTGGTCGTCCATGGCCCAGAAGTTTGGCGTTTCTCT
This genomic window from Atribacterota bacterium contains:
- a CDS encoding ComEC/Rec2 family competence protein, which produces MVGVGIHFWSLDYPVSYFRSWDKKPVSLTGYVIERDGKYFLTRIEGFPVYSPSVLLRGKGFTHLGYSRGVFSGVFRKFVSCVNPGGVDQRLQWWKKRVVGYLEVKDFRAVSGHSLWFTLLHWVEERKQRLLSLWQEQIGNEASLFAALFLGEKDTQFFHQKDSFEHMGVYHLFCVSGFHLTLLGGMTLLVLKQFLILRPFSAFLLIVFSFLYLLFCSLVPSAFRSFLMLSFYLLGKWFGRKVPSGGIFWAAFLSMMVIQPEMLLNGGAQLSFASTWGLVVVLRLLEGEGQRHGFIQTIIRENLLLGLAVYSTSLPFLMIHRFSFSSLFLLGNIILLPLTEGVLFLAFWGTPFIWFFPIRRGVAIVLRFLLRNILFLTQFFTTRLPHFFLDFSRSGDLVWGVWVFTGVLVVTLGSILKAKRTKALCFLLLFPISVTPFLLLPAREFWVFDVGQGLACGIVEKQTISFIDLGGVIRGYNLVGETILKRFLWYRDIREIRNIFLTHWHKDHVAGLDVFTSSSRLSLFAPENLEKGGIPFVPIKWPTRFQLTDQVTVQVFPIRGETENDQALVYLVVFPDMRILVTGDIEERGIDELLRCGKSITAEVVILPHHGKYYPNLAELLSRTGCHTVIISCGENEYGHPDRRTLEMVQKAGWRSLITQQDGAIRIYPFLGKWRVRGIGKRNL